The genome window AAGTGACCATCAATGATAAAATCAAAATTTTTATTCGCATACTTTCTCCTTTTTAACGGGGGAGGATAGAATTCCTCCCCCGTTATTTATAATGCAGTTAACGGACGATGATGACTTTCTGTATAATCTTCGTATTTTCACTTTCCGATTTCGCAAAGTATATCCCGGAGGGCAAAAGTTTACCATCGTTATCGTCGCCAATCCAGAAATTGGTCGATTTTAAATCCAGTGATTTGACTAAGCGACCAGAGGCGTCATAAATATTGAGCGTCGTTGATTTATTGGGAGATTCTTGGGATTTGTATTCAATTATTGTCCGATCGCAGAAAGGATTAGGATTGATACTCAATATCACCGGCTTTCCACTATCTTTTACTTCATTAATGCCAACCGGAGTCGGAATATTCACATCATCAATATACCAGCCTTCGTCAACAACACTCCCATCGCTTAAGAATCTAAACCTCAATCTTATCGTCTGACCGGCAAATTGTTGTAAGGAATAGGTATATTGAGTCCAAGAAGCCTGGTTACCGGTGAATACACCGATTGTCTTCCAGAAACCTGATCCATTATCAATATCTAAGTGTCCATAATCCCAGCCCTGCTCCATACGATATTGATGCCAGAAATACAGATTGCTATCCGGGGTTGCAACAAAATATGGGCTTACCAATGATGCATCGTTTTCATTTGTATACTGCCATGAATTTTCTACTCCACAGTACCAGGAATGGGTTGGTGAATGACTCTTATAAGTTGTGATATGCCAATTATCGTTGATACCCGAATGTATCCAGTTCCCTTGTCCGGATTCAATATTATCTGAGAAACCCGGGGTTCTTGTTACTATAAACGGGAAGGTATCTGAATGAGTTCCAAAATTCACAATGAATGATACCTGTCTTGGAGACGGGCAAGTCGAACTAATTGTGAAATTGCAGATATTAACCGTATCCACATCACCCGGACCAATCGCGACCGATTGAGGTGTTGCACTGCTGATCGTAATATAAGGATCAGAGCAGGTGACATTTGCGCTGCCTGAGTAAATACCGTTACCCTGATTCTTACCAAAGACATACATCCTTATTGCTTCACCGGGTTCTGCCCAGCGATTATTATTCCCGCTTGTCTCTTGATATTTTAATCCATAATACTCCATATCCGGTATCGGCACTATCCCAATCTCTGCGCCCTGATATATTTCTCTTGTTGAAGATTGGACAAAGACGACAATCTTGCAATCCTTTTCTTTCCAAGAAGTGGCAATTGTGAAATTCCTTGAGCGGGTGATGCTACTATTTGCCGGAATTGTCACTCCTTCACCATTCTGGTCGGGTAGCATATCCCTCATTACAAAATCAAGTTTGGTCATTCCCTGCCAGTTATAAGGAATATTATTTTCAACAATGACAAAATGTAGTGTCCCGCTGATTGCACTTGAGGTTGTATTCTGGATTGTAGCATTAACGGTTCCGGTGTTTGCAACTGTATCATAAGAACAGGTAAGGTCAA of candidate division WOR-3 bacterium contains these proteins:
- a CDS encoding Omp28-related outer membrane protein — protein: MKKLALLIGISVGILSFAAQRVVVCEEFTATWCTYCPGAARALDEIYERSYDSVVVIAYHPSTSDPFYSSEAAARLSYYSVSGYPTTIFDGVKRVVGGIHTGTLYACFLDTVKYRLTVASPLVIDLTCSYDTVANTGTVNATIQNTTSSAISGTLHFVIVENNIPYNWQGMTKLDFVMRDMLPDQNGEGVTIPANSSITRSRNFTIATSWKEKDCKIVVFVQSSTREIYQGAEIGIVPIPDMEYYGLKYQETSGNNNRWAEPGEAIRMYVFGKNQGNGIYSGSANVTCSDPYITISSATPQSVAIGPGDVDTVNICNFTISSTCPSPRQVSFIVNFGTHSDTFPFIVTRTPGFSDNIESGQGNWIHSGINDNWHITTYKSHSPTHSWYCGVENSWQYTNENDASLVSPYFVATPDSNLYFWHQYRMEQGWDYGHLDIDNGSGFWKTIGVFTGNQASWTQYTYSLQQFAGQTIRLRFRFLSDGSVVDEGWYIDDVNIPTPVGINEVKDSGKPVILSINPNPFCDRTIIEYKSQESPNKSTTLNIYDASGRLVKSLDLKSTNFWIGDDNDGKLLPSGIYFAKSESENTKIIQKVIIVR